One Spinacia oleracea cultivar Varoflay chromosome 4, BTI_SOV_V1, whole genome shotgun sequence DNA segment encodes these proteins:
- the LOC130471853 gene encoding uncharacterized protein: MLILMMHLSEMVLKDGISRLYGFCDCTYLSPLRRVEKEDDRCDYLYRVFACNDGKNKYQLFFLPYIEDRDWMLVVICPWIALVQWLDPLGAQNEPPEFAQTIINREIIKFSAEYRKDIPKIKKNPFITWQKIECPRQPPCSKESGYYVGRYMIKTIALRQMFIPEKVLLASDALKLMLNFYSRINCIETLFLFLLHLQYLKYLWGLWIYFAKTLTYSQTTIDKLRERWNSYVTEYPQPNNDEYEDDDDDDLTLLLLQSVPAADVAVAVEFLRLLSVAVHDIGYFF, translated from the exons ATGTTGATTTTAATGAT GCATCTGAGTGAGATGGTTCTCAAAGATGGCATCTCTAGGCTATATGGATTTTGTGACTGCACCTATCTATCCCCGCTAAGACGTGTGGAAAAAGAAGATGATCGATGTGActatttatatagggtatttGCGTGCAATGATGGAAAAAATAAATATCAACTATTCTTCTTGCCCTATATAGAAGA TCGGGATTGGATGTTGGTTGTTATTTGTCCATGGATTGCATTGGTTCAGTGGTTAGATCCACTTGGAGCACAAAATGAACCTCCCGAATTTGCTCAAACAATAATCAACAG GGAAATCATCAAATTTAGCGCGGAATACCGAAAGGATATCCCAAAAATAAAGAAGAACCCTTTCATTACGTGGCAAAAAATTGAG TGCCCTCGGCAACCTCCATGCTCCAAGGAAAGTGGATATTATGTTGGTCGCTACATGATTAAAACAATAGCTTTGAGGCAAATGTTCATTCCTGAAAAGGTATTGCTTGCTTCTGATGCATTGAAACTCATGCTTAATTTTTATTCTAGAATCAATTGCATCGAAACTCTCTTCCTATTTCTACTACATTTGCAGTATTTGAAGTATTTATGGGGTCTTTGGATT TATTTTGCCAAAACTCTCACGTATTCTCAAACTACGATTGACAAGCTAAGGGAGAGGTGGAACTCATATGTTACTGAATATCCCCAACCAAATAACGATGaatatgaagatgatgatgatgatgatcta ACGCTGTTGTTGCTGCAGTCTGTTCCTGCTGCAGacgttgctgttgctgttgagTTCTTGCGGTTGTTGTCTGTTGCTGTTCA TGATAttggatattttttttaa